Within Nocardia fluminea, the genomic segment GAACGGCGATAAACCCCTGCTCACGGCCTATGCGACCGTGTGGCACTGGTTCTCCAGCACCGCTGCGACCGACGTGGGCCGACCGGCCGATTGGGTCGTCATCGGACTGGTCCAGGACGAGTTCGAGCAGTACGAGGGTGAGTGGCTTATCTCGCATCGGGACGTGCGACATGTCGCGGGCAGGGTCGCCGCGGGCCACGGCCCCGGCTGAACAGCATCCAGCACCACCGCCGGCGATCGGGCCGGACTCGTCGGCGAGTCCGGCCCGATCTCGCGTACACAGGACTTTGCCGTATCGGTTCGGCGAATTGTTCGGACACATCGGTGACAATATGTTCCGGTGACATCGGAAACAATTCACCTCATCGATTTCCGACTCCACGATCGAACTGTCACCGATGTTTCGGCAACACTTTCTCGACCGTCCAGGTGATATCGGAGCCCTGCGGGTGCGGGAGCCGAAACCTACGGTCGAACCGCAGGGTTTCCTAGGCGATCTTGTGACCTCCGAATATCTCGTGCGAAGGTGATTTCAGCCCGGCCACAGAATCACGACAGCCGAGGTTTGCTGGAGTCTGCTCCGGCTCGTGTACGGAAACGAGAGGTGCCACAGCGATGTCAGAAGTCCTGGACCTGGTCGGGCAGGTCGAGCAGCTCACCGAACGACTCGAGACGCTCGAAGCCGTCCGCGCGCTGAACACCTTGCGCCACGACCTACCCCGCCACATCAACGAGGGCAGGTGGAACCAGGTCGGCGAACTGTTCAGCGCCGACGCCTTTCTCGACTACCGCCATCTCGGCCAGGCGCAAGGGCGAGCCGCCATCCAGGCGTACTTCGCCGGGCTGCCACAGCTCATCGAAGACAACAGCCCGGCGGGGCAGGTGCTGGTCAAGCAGTTCCTGCACGGGCACGACGTGGAGATCCTCGGCGAGCGAGCCACCGGGGTGTCGTTCTTCGAGGAGAAGGTCGTCTTCGACACCGAAAGCTCTTTTGTGGCAGGCAAGTTCACCGACGAGTACGTCCGCGAGGGCGGACGGTGGCGCTTCGCGCGCATCGTGCTCGACCTGTACTGGGTCATCCCGTACTCGCGTGGCTGGCAGCAGTAGCCGTCCCTTCGACCACAGAGAGGCTCGTCATGCTCCAGAAGAACACGACCAAGCGCATCGGGTACTGGCTGCTGTACCTGCACCAGCAGTTCGACGCCGCCACCGGTGCGCTGCTGCACGAGCAGAAGCTCACCCGCCGCGACTGGCAGATCCTGCACGCCCTGCAGATCGGTCTGAGCAGCGTCACCGAACTCGACGCGGCGTTCGCACCGTTCCTGGTCGCCGATGGCGCTCGAACCTATCAGCCGATCGTCGACGACTTCACCGGCCGCGGCTGGGTCGAGGACTCCGGTGCGGCACTGCGGCTCACCGCCGCGGGCGAGGCGGCGCACGAGCGTGCCGAAGCCCTGGTGAACGCCCACGCCGAGGAGTCACTGCGCGGCATCACCGAGGAGGAATTCCTCGCCGCGAACGCGGTCCTGGCCAAGATCGCCGACAACATCGCCACCGAATGAGTTCGCGAGGAGCGCCATGACTTCCCTGTACGACCGACCGTTCCGCTTCGGCCTCTGCCTGTTCACCCCGTCCACCAGGGCGGAATGGATCGCCAAGGTACGCAGGGCCGAGGAACTGGGCTACGACGTCATCTCGGTGTCGGACCACCTCGGCATGCCCGCGCCGATTCCGACCCTGTTGCTGGCCGCGGAGGCCACCGAGCGGATCCGAATCGGCACGCTCGTGTTCAACACGGCCTTCTACCACCCGACGGTGCTGGCCCGCGACCTCGCCACCGTCGACCGGTACTCGGGCGGCCGGGTGGAACTCGGGCTCGGCGCCGGCTACGACCGCGCGCAGTTCGACGCGGCCGGAATCCCGTTTCCCACTGCGGGCGAACGGGTTTCCCAGCTGGAGCGCACGGTCGCCGAGTTCCGTAAACCGACGTCCGAGCTCGACCAGTACGCCCGGTTCGAACAACCCGGCGGCCCGCCGATCCTGATCGCCGGCCGCGGCGCACGGGTCCTGCGGCTGGCGGCCGCCCACGCCGACATCATCGCCTTCACCGGCACCACCGAGGTGCGCGACGGCGACGGGCTGAAACTGGGTGGCATCACCGAGGTCACCGACCGGATCGA encodes:
- a CDS encoding nuclear transport factor 2 family protein — protein: MSEVLDLVGQVEQLTERLETLEAVRALNTLRHDLPRHINEGRWNQVGELFSADAFLDYRHLGQAQGRAAIQAYFAGLPQLIEDNSPAGQVLVKQFLHGHDVEILGERATGVSFFEEKVVFDTESSFVAGKFTDEYVREGGRWRFARIVLDLYWVIPYSRGWQQ
- a CDS encoding MarR family winged helix-turn-helix transcriptional regulator, whose protein sequence is MLQKNTTKRIGYWLLYLHQQFDAATGALLHEQKLTRRDWQILHALQIGLSSVTELDAAFAPFLVADGARTYQPIVDDFTGRGWVEDSGAALRLTAAGEAAHERAEALVNAHAEESLRGITEEEFLAANAVLAKIADNIATE
- a CDS encoding TIGR03621 family F420-dependent LLM class oxidoreductase, with product MTSLYDRPFRFGLCLFTPSTRAEWIAKVRRAEELGYDVISVSDHLGMPAPIPTLLLAAEATERIRIGTLVFNTAFYHPTVLARDLATVDRYSGGRVELGLGAGYDRAQFDAAGIPFPTAGERVSQLERTVAEFRKPTSELDQYARFEQPGGPPILIAGRGARVLRLAAAHADIIAFTGTTEVRDGDGLKLGGITEVTDRIDYVRGLLGDRIDQVEFNIPIHKVLPKGATDGVTDVWQNRLDLTPDELAELPSLLFGTPEENADTLRERRKTLGLTYYTVLEPEMEAFAPIIQALR